Proteins from a genomic interval of Oceanispirochaeta crateris:
- a CDS encoding carbohydrate kinase family protein, with protein sequence MKKVLVIGEILVEIMANEKDQSFLDAGDFSGPYVSGAPAIFIDQVAKFKVPCSILAAVGDDDFGKMCLKKLKEDGVDITNIKITADVSTGIAFVRYNSDGSRNFIFHLKNAACGTLRSEDLDTMSWNDIAVFHVMGSSIFNKEMFSIHHKAIKMIPDECLVSFDPNIRPEILKSDPKLKELILDLFSKTKILFVTEDELEFLTQKTSLKQSLDSCFTKGIHTVIVKRGKAGASVYTDSQCIDAQPISVEEVDPTGAGDTFAGAFIAGVIHQWSLETCLRRANYAGASAVTKRGPMEGTVLFDNVIHK encoded by the coding sequence ATGAAAAAAGTTCTTGTCATCGGTGAGATTTTAGTTGAAATAATGGCGAATGAGAAGGATCAGTCATTTCTGGACGCAGGGGATTTCTCCGGACCCTATGTAAGTGGTGCTCCAGCCATTTTTATTGATCAGGTCGCAAAATTTAAAGTACCTTGTTCTATTCTTGCAGCTGTAGGAGATGATGATTTTGGAAAAATGTGTCTTAAAAAATTGAAAGAGGACGGAGTCGATATAACTAATATAAAAATTACTGCAGACGTTTCGACAGGCATAGCATTTGTCCGGTATAATTCCGATGGTTCCAGAAACTTTATTTTTCATTTAAAAAATGCCGCCTGCGGTACATTGAGAAGTGAAGACCTTGATACTATGTCATGGAATGATATTGCTGTGTTTCATGTTATGGGGTCTTCAATCTTTAATAAAGAGATGTTTTCAATTCACCATAAAGCGATTAAAATGATTCCTGATGAATGTCTTGTTTCGTTCGACCCTAATATACGGCCTGAAATTTTAAAAAGTGATCCTAAATTAAAAGAATTGATTCTTGATCTTTTTTCAAAGACTAAAATCCTATTTGTTACTGAAGATGAGTTAGAATTCCTTACTCAAAAGACGAGTCTGAAGCAATCTTTGGATTCATGTTTTACAAAAGGTATTCATACTGTAATTGTTAAACGTGGTAAAGCGGGGGCTTCGGTTTACACCGATAGTCAGTGCATAGACGCTCAGCCTATCTCTGTAGAAGAAGTGGATCCCACCGGTGCAGGAGATACCTTCGCTGGTGCATTTATAGCTGGAGTCATTCATCAGTGGTCCTTGGAAACATGCTTGCGAAGAGCAAACTATGCAGGAGCTTCAGCAGTCACAAAAAGAGGTCCAATGGAAGGAACAGTACTTTTTGATAACGTAATACATAAATAA
- a CDS encoding zinc-dependent alcohol dehydrogenase has protein sequence MSQTGKAAVWKGPYDIEIQNLPIPKVKEDGLLLKVEAAGICGTDGHLIQDTPPYPAIMSHEVTGTIVSMGSKANKSLNIFGGPLAEGDRIVLYPWITCGKCAGCLASRPGTCTVCDNSFVYGVPYSKLGLEGKETISSDISHWPYFMGGFAEYVYVFPETYVWKVPDAMPADIAVLLDPMAVAMRALELTLTGPGIMEAGLTTDSRVAVIGSGQVGVLSALLARLMGARQVIMIGSRDTRLRLTREIARADHIIDYHQHDRKERIEMVRDLTSGGADVVIQCSNNVDTFVDGLEMMRRMGTFIEVGNMVNQGREVSFDPARLVCSKHARILGMSANHPAAFNKAFGILERHESLGLSKMFTHRTNLEGLLGTLKKMNDTDYLKGIVIPEK, from the coding sequence ATGAGTCAAACAGGAAAAGCCGCGGTCTGGAAGGGTCCTTATGACATAGAGATTCAAAATCTCCCCATTCCCAAGGTCAAAGAAGACGGCCTTCTATTGAAGGTGGAGGCTGCCGGAATCTGCGGCACAGACGGACACCTCATCCAGGATACGCCCCCCTACCCGGCCATCATGAGCCATGAAGTCACTGGGACAATCGTCTCCATGGGTTCAAAGGCCAATAAGAGCCTGAACATCTTTGGAGGTCCCCTGGCAGAGGGAGACCGGATCGTCCTCTATCCCTGGATTACCTGCGGTAAATGCGCAGGATGCCTGGCCAGCCGTCCGGGAACCTGCACAGTCTGTGATAACTCCTTTGTCTATGGAGTCCCCTACTCCAAGCTGGGACTGGAAGGCAAAGAAACAATCAGTTCAGATATCAGCCATTGGCCCTACTTCATGGGAGGGTTTGCAGAGTATGTCTATGTTTTTCCAGAAACCTATGTGTGGAAAGTTCCCGATGCCATGCCCGCCGACATTGCCGTGCTCCTGGACCCCATGGCTGTGGCCATGAGAGCCCTGGAACTGACCCTCACAGGACCGGGTATCATGGAAGCAGGATTGACAACTGATTCACGAGTCGCCGTTATAGGCTCCGGTCAGGTAGGTGTATTGTCGGCTCTTCTGGCAAGGCTAATGGGAGCTCGCCAGGTGATCATGATTGGAAGCCGGGACACCCGGCTGCGCCTGACAAGAGAGATTGCCCGGGCCGACCATATCATCGATTATCATCAGCACGACAGAAAGGAACGCATAGAAATGGTACGGGATTTGACTTCCGGCGGCGCCGATGTGGTCATTCAGTGCTCCAATAACGTGGACACCTTTGTGGACGGGCTTGAAATGATGCGCCGCATGGGGACCTTTATTGAGGTGGGCAACATGGTCAACCAGGGTCGGGAGGTCTCCTTTGATCCGGCAAGACTCGTGTGCAGCAAACACGCCCGTATCCTGGGGATGAGCGCCAACCACCCGGCAGCCTTCAATAAAGCCTTTGGAATTCTTGAACGTCATGAGTCGTTGGGACTGTCTAAAATGTTCACTCACAGAACAAACCTGGAAGGCCTTCTAGGTACATTGAAAAAAATGAATGATACGGATTACCTCAAGGGAATTGTCATTCCCGAAAAGTGA
- the fabF gene encoding beta-ketoacyl-ACP synthase II, with translation MKNKEDIVVTGIGTLTPIGLNKDDFWKNLISGVSGAAPIQAFTPEGFSTTIACELKDFKASDFMDKKNARKMSRFSQIAVCASLEAVKDAHLDLSSFDPVRAGCIMGSAAGDYEVLEKQFAILTERGPGKGHPLAVPRIIPNMAAGNVAIELGLHGPNMAALSACATGIHSIASAMHILRLNQADVMIAGGTESTITPLVVDAYGCMRVLSTRNEDPRKASRPFDRDRDGFVIGEGAAALVLEKRGAAEKRGARIYACLAGVGMTADASSIAAPDENGRWSGRAMELAIADADLTPGDIGYINAHGTSTQANDKTESRAIQGVFGERSSKIPVSSNKSMIGHTLGAAGAIETAATILSLYNGIIPPTINQETPDPDCPLDTVPNQARELRFSAALTNSFGFGGQNAVLAIKGNN, from the coding sequence ATGAAGAACAAAGAAGACATCGTCGTCACAGGTATCGGAACGTTAACACCCATAGGCTTAAACAAGGATGATTTCTGGAAGAATCTCATATCCGGAGTTTCCGGTGCGGCCCCTATACAGGCATTCACCCCGGAGGGTTTTTCCACAACCATAGCTTGTGAACTCAAGGACTTCAAAGCTTCTGACTTCATGGATAAAAAGAACGCCCGCAAAATGTCACGGTTTTCACAGATTGCGGTTTGTGCCTCTCTTGAAGCCGTAAAGGATGCTCATCTGGATCTCAGTAGTTTTGATCCCGTCAGAGCCGGCTGCATCATGGGATCTGCGGCGGGAGATTATGAGGTATTGGAAAAACAGTTTGCTATTCTCACCGAGCGGGGTCCCGGCAAGGGACACCCTCTGGCAGTCCCCAGAATCATTCCCAATATGGCAGCAGGAAACGTGGCCATAGAACTGGGTCTCCACGGTCCCAACATGGCCGCCCTGTCCGCCTGTGCCACAGGGATTCATTCCATAGCCTCGGCCATGCATATCCTCAGACTGAATCAGGCGGATGTGATGATAGCCGGAGGAACAGAGTCGACAATTACCCCCCTGGTGGTGGATGCCTATGGATGCATGAGGGTCCTCTCAACCAGAAATGAAGATCCCCGAAAAGCCAGCCGCCCCTTCGACAGGGATAGAGACGGATTTGTCATTGGCGAGGGAGCAGCCGCCCTTGTTCTTGAGAAACGAGGAGCCGCAGAAAAACGAGGAGCCCGTATTTACGCCTGCCTGGCCGGGGTTGGGATGACAGCCGATGCCTCCAGTATTGCCGCTCCTGATGAAAACGGAAGGTGGTCGGGTAGAGCCATGGAGCTGGCCATTGCAGATGCGGACTTAACACCCGGGGATATCGGGTATATCAACGCCCATGGAACATCCACTCAGGCCAATGACAAAACAGAATCCCGGGCCATTCAGGGCGTCTTTGGCGAAAGGAGTTCTAAGATTCCAGTGAGCTCCAATAAGTCCATGATTGGCCATACCCTGGGCGCTGCAGGGGCAATAGAAACAGCCGCCACCATTTTAAGCCTTTATAATGGGATCATTCCTCCCACCATCAACCAGGAAACCCCCGATCCTGATTGTCCTCTGGACACTGTTCCCAACCAGGCCAGGGAGCTCCGATTTTCCGCAGCCCTGACCAACTCCTTCGGCTTCGGCGGGCAGAATGCCGTGCTGGCCATAAAAGGAAATAATTGA
- a CDS encoding sugar kinase, with product MSKLNIKPASECKYDIVSLGEVMLRLDPGEGRIHTSRQFTAWEGGGEYNVARGLRRCFAKRAAVVTALADNPVGRLVEDLILQGGVDTSHIKWDKYDGCGRDTRNGLNFTERGFGIRGAVGCSDRGNTAVSQLKEGDIDWEGIFSSGVQWFHTGGIFAALSETTPAVVIEAMKAAKKYGTIISYDLNYRPSLWKAIGGEAKAQEVNKEIAQYVDVMIGNEEDFTACLGFEVEGTDENLTDLETESFKKMIKKATAAFPNFKATATTLRGVKSATVNDWGAISWYDGEIFEAQHRPNLEIMDRVGGGDSFASGLIYGFLTFNDADKAVNYGAAHGALAMTTPGDTTMVSLAEVEKIVGGGGARVDR from the coding sequence ATGTCAAAACTTAATATAAAACCAGCCTCAGAGTGCAAATACGATATAGTTTCCTTAGGAGAGGTCATGCTTCGACTTGATCCGGGAGAAGGCAGAATTCACACATCCAGACAGTTTACAGCCTGGGAAGGAGGTGGAGAATACAATGTAGCCCGCGGACTCAGACGCTGTTTTGCTAAGAGAGCCGCCGTTGTCACAGCTCTGGCAGACAATCCCGTGGGAAGACTCGTTGAAGACTTAATCCTCCAGGGTGGCGTGGATACATCTCATATAAAATGGGACAAGTACGACGGCTGTGGCCGGGACACCCGGAACGGACTGAACTTCACAGAACGCGGATTTGGTATAAGAGGAGCCGTTGGTTGCTCCGACAGAGGAAATACTGCCGTATCCCAATTGAAAGAAGGTGACATCGACTGGGAAGGTATTTTTTCAAGCGGCGTCCAATGGTTTCATACAGGAGGCATTTTTGCAGCCCTGTCGGAAACCACACCCGCTGTGGTCATCGAAGCCATGAAGGCTGCCAAGAAATATGGAACAATCATATCCTATGATCTGAACTACCGCCCCTCCCTCTGGAAGGCCATCGGTGGTGAGGCGAAGGCCCAGGAAGTCAACAAGGAGATAGCCCAGTATGTGGATGTCATGATTGGTAATGAAGAAGATTTCACCGCCTGTTTGGGATTTGAAGTAGAAGGAACTGATGAGAATCTCACTGACCTGGAAACAGAAAGCTTCAAGAAGATGATCAAAAAAGCCACAGCGGCATTCCCCAACTTTAAGGCCACCGCCACCACCCTAAGAGGGGTGAAATCTGCAACCGTCAACGACTGGGGTGCCATATCCTGGTATGATGGAGAGATCTTTGAGGCTCAGCACAGACCCAATCTTGAAATCATGGACAGAGTGGGTGGAGGAGATAGTTTCGCATCCGGCCTGATCTATGGATTTCTGACCTTTAATGATGCCGATAAGGCAGTCAACTATGGTGCGGCTCACGGAGCCCTGGCCATGACCACCCCCGGAGACACAACCATGGTCTCACTGGCCGAAGTTGAAAAAATTGTCGGAGGCGGCGGCGCCAGAGTGGACCGCTAA
- the eda gene encoding bifunctional 4-hydroxy-2-oxoglutarate aldolase/2-dehydro-3-deoxy-phosphogluconate aldolase has translation MSQYKEKCDAIVKALGEVKVVPVLAIEKVEDGIKMCEVLNDCGLKAAEITFRTKAAEGIIKEAARQFPELVLGAGTVLTLEELHRAFDAGAQFAVAPGFNPVIVAEAVQSGYPFFPGFCTPSELEQIMQFGIRMVKFFPAEAMGGTKMLSNFIGPYKHMGIKVMPTGGVNTGNLGDYLSIPQIPCAGGTWVGKAADIESGNWDKISGIVKEAVELAKKY, from the coding sequence ATGAGTCAATACAAAGAAAAATGCGACGCCATTGTCAAAGCACTGGGAGAGGTCAAAGTCGTACCTGTCCTGGCCATCGAAAAAGTGGAAGATGGTATCAAGATGTGTGAAGTGTTGAATGACTGCGGTTTGAAAGCCGCCGAAATCACCTTCAGAACCAAAGCAGCCGAAGGCATCATCAAAGAAGCGGCCCGGCAATTCCCAGAGCTGGTCCTTGGAGCAGGAACTGTTCTCACCCTGGAAGAACTGCACAGGGCCTTCGATGCAGGAGCCCAGTTTGCGGTAGCTCCCGGTTTCAACCCCGTCATTGTCGCCGAAGCCGTTCAGTCCGGATATCCATTTTTTCCCGGATTCTGCACCCCCTCAGAACTGGAGCAGATCATGCAGTTCGGCATCAGAATGGTTAAGTTTTTCCCAGCTGAAGCCATGGGCGGAACTAAAATGCTCTCCAATTTCATTGGTCCCTACAAACATATGGGGATCAAGGTCATGCCTACCGGCGGAGTCAATACAGGAAATCTCGGAGACTATCTGAGTATCCCGCAGATTCCCTGTGCCGGTGGAACCTGGGTCGGGAAAGCGGCAGACATAGAATCAGGAAATTGGGACAAGATTTCTGGAATCGTTAAAGAAGCAGTCGAACTGGCGAAAAAATACTAA
- a CDS encoding nitronate monooxygenase: MDHPKLIQGGMGIAVSNWILAREVALRGQLGVISGTALDGVLARRLQDGDPGGHMRRALKAFPFQEAAKRILDKYFVSGGTGRKYAQVPLFSINNNDRLNELTVAANFTETYLAKEGHNGPVGVNYLAKVQLPTLSSIYGALLAGIDYVIVGAGIPLEIPGILKRLSENQDASLRLSVEEADKSDSFFSHFDPAALFGTKLPPLKLPRFLPIVSSNFLATMMVKKASGPIDGLIIENHEAGGHNAPPRGKMMLDEAGEPVYGDRDAVDTEKIKELGLPFWLAGSFGTPSGLKAALKAGAAGIQAGSAFALCRDSGIFPELRKKIIDVVKNGDSSVFTDAEASPTGFPFKVLKLKDTIAEKRVFEMRKKICNLGYLRQAYKKEDGTLAYRCSAENKEAFIKKGGDPQEAEQGKCCLCNALFATVGMPSVYADGSIEKPLVTLGSHLETLKDLVLRKIDFSAGDVIDYILKGQMEPEPQV; encoded by the coding sequence ATGGACCATCCAAAACTAATACAAGGCGGCATGGGTATTGCCGTTTCTAACTGGATTCTCGCTAGAGAGGTCGCCTTACGGGGACAGTTGGGAGTCATTTCAGGAACAGCCCTGGATGGTGTTCTTGCCAGACGCCTTCAAGATGGTGATCCCGGGGGCCATATGCGACGAGCTCTGAAAGCCTTTCCCTTTCAGGAGGCGGCTAAGCGCATTCTGGACAAATACTTTGTTTCCGGAGGAACCGGGCGGAAGTATGCCCAGGTACCCCTATTTAGTATTAACAACAATGATCGTCTGAATGAACTGACAGTGGCGGCCAATTTTACAGAAACATACCTTGCCAAAGAGGGGCATAACGGCCCCGTTGGAGTCAATTATCTAGCTAAAGTTCAGCTACCCACTCTTTCTTCAATCTACGGTGCTCTTCTGGCCGGAATTGATTATGTCATCGTCGGAGCCGGAATCCCTTTGGAAATCCCCGGGATACTGAAACGTTTGTCCGAGAATCAGGATGCTTCGCTAAGACTCAGTGTTGAAGAGGCTGATAAATCAGACAGTTTTTTTTCTCACTTTGACCCGGCGGCTCTCTTCGGAACAAAGCTGCCGCCGTTGAAGCTTCCCCGTTTTCTTCCCATTGTATCTTCAAATTTTCTGGCGACCATGATGGTGAAAAAGGCCTCTGGTCCCATTGATGGTCTCATCATCGAGAATCATGAGGCTGGAGGGCATAATGCTCCTCCCAGGGGAAAAATGATGCTGGATGAGGCGGGGGAACCCGTTTACGGTGATAGAGATGCAGTGGATACTGAAAAAATCAAGGAGTTGGGACTTCCCTTCTGGCTGGCGGGATCTTTTGGCACTCCTAGTGGATTGAAGGCCGCCTTGAAGGCGGGTGCCGCAGGCATACAAGCCGGGTCGGCCTTTGCCCTGTGCAGGGACTCTGGTATTTTTCCGGAACTGAGAAAAAAAATTATCGATGTTGTCAAAAATGGGGATAGCTCAGTTTTCACAGATGCTGAAGCTTCTCCCACGGGTTTTCCATTTAAAGTCTTGAAACTCAAGGATACTATTGCAGAAAAAAGAGTCTTTGAAATGAGAAAGAAGATTTGTAACCTGGGATACCTGAGGCAGGCATATAAAAAAGAAGATGGAACCCTTGCTTACCGCTGCTCTGCAGAAAACAAAGAGGCTTTTATCAAGAAAGGGGGAGATCCACAGGAAGCGGAACAGGGGAAGTGCTGCTTGTGCAACGCTCTGTTTGCTACTGTTGGTATGCCTTCTGTCTATGCCGACGGAAGCATTGAAAAACCACTGGTAACACTGGGGTCCCATTTGGAAACATTGAAAGATCTGGTTCTAAGAAAAATTGACTTTTCCGCTGGAGATGTCATCGATTATATTCTAAAGGGACAAATGGAACCGGAGCCTCAAGTCTGA
- a CDS encoding RbsD/FucU family protein, producing the protein MLKKIPKILSPELVKILMEMGHADEIIIADGNFPSSTCAQRLVRADGHSGTDILDAVLELFPLDPYGDESPVSLMELVPGDDVKTPIWEEYKGIVKKHNADFEDFNFIERFEFYERAKKAFAVIATGEGALYANVLIRKGVVVD; encoded by the coding sequence ATGTTAAAAAAAATACCAAAAATTCTTTCACCAGAACTAGTTAAGATACTCATGGAAATGGGCCATGCCGATGAAATCATCATCGCAGACGGAAATTTTCCATCATCCACATGCGCTCAGAGGCTGGTTCGGGCCGATGGTCACAGCGGAACCGATATTCTAGATGCCGTGTTGGAACTTTTTCCGCTGGATCCCTATGGAGATGAATCCCCTGTATCCTTAATGGAGCTTGTCCCCGGAGACGATGTGAAAACGCCCATCTGGGAGGAATATAAGGGCATCGTTAAAAAACATAATGCCGATTTTGAGGATTTTAACTTTATTGAACGCTTTGAATTTTATGAAAGAGCCAAAAAAGCTTTTGCTGTCATTGCTACAGGGGAAGGGGCTTTGTATGCTAATGTCCTAATCAGAAAAGGGGTTGTTGTCGACTGA
- a CDS encoding D-tagatose-bisphosphate aldolase, class II, non-catalytic subunit: MTATREFLNLMKNNKAGKATGLYSVCSAHPDVIKACMLQARDDGSIVLIESTSNQVDQFGGYTGMVPAEFVNYVKGLAQESELPFEKVLLGGDHLGPNAWQGEPAEEAMAKARDLIAAYVKAGYKKIHLDASMFCADDKGDRHKPLADEIVSSRAAELCSVAEKTFTESFGGESDIIYIIGTEVPIPGGAQEEEETVTPTPALNAKNTIAVTKAAFEARGLHSAWKRVIGLVVQPGVEFGDDQVFHYDSKAAADLSAMIEGNPQFVYEAHSTDYQSETGLSRLVKDHYCILKVGPWLTFAYREALFALESMEIELLGHQRGVKLSGLKATLEKVMQENPGYWKKYYPGTAEQQHFKRKYSFSDRSRYYWPNKELQASVALLKKNLNEGGISLSLLSQYMPNQYTAVQEGQIKLSAEELIISRIRDVAGVYARACGFGKCC; the protein is encoded by the coding sequence ATGACAGCAACACGAGAATTTTTGAATCTTATGAAAAACAATAAAGCTGGTAAGGCTACAGGGCTATATTCAGTCTGCTCTGCCCACCCGGATGTAATCAAAGCCTGTATGCTTCAGGCTAGAGACGACGGTTCAATCGTCCTTATTGAGTCTACAAGTAATCAGGTTGACCAGTTTGGCGGGTATACCGGTATGGTGCCGGCTGAATTTGTCAATTATGTCAAAGGTTTGGCTCAAGAATCAGAACTTCCCTTTGAGAAAGTCCTTCTAGGGGGGGATCATCTGGGACCAAACGCATGGCAGGGTGAGCCGGCAGAAGAGGCCATGGCAAAAGCCCGTGACCTGATTGCCGCCTATGTCAAAGCTGGATACAAGAAAATCCATCTGGATGCCTCCATGTTCTGCGCCGATGACAAGGGCGACAGGCACAAACCCCTGGCCGATGAAATTGTCTCCTCCCGGGCAGCAGAGCTCTGCAGTGTTGCAGAAAAAACCTTTACCGAGAGCTTTGGCGGAGAATCAGACATCATCTATATCATCGGAACAGAAGTTCCCATCCCAGGGGGAGCCCAGGAAGAGGAAGAGACTGTCACTCCCACACCCGCTTTGAATGCTAAAAACACAATTGCTGTTACCAAGGCCGCCTTTGAGGCCCGGGGTCTGCACAGTGCATGGAAACGGGTCATCGGCCTGGTTGTTCAGCCCGGAGTTGAGTTTGGAGATGATCAGGTCTTTCATTACGACAGTAAGGCTGCCGCCGACCTCAGTGCCATGATTGAAGGGAATCCCCAGTTTGTCTATGAAGCTCACTCTACCGACTACCAGAGTGAAACAGGACTTTCCCGCTTGGTGAAAGATCACTACTGCATCCTCAAAGTCGGTCCCTGGTTGACCTTTGCCTACAGAGAGGCTCTTTTTGCCCTGGAAAGCATGGAAATTGAGCTGCTTGGTCATCAAAGGGGGGTCAAACTCTCAGGTTTAAAAGCGACCCTCGAGAAGGTGATGCAGGAAAATCCGGGTTACTGGAAGAAGTACTATCCCGGTACAGCGGAGCAGCAGCATTTCAAACGGAAATACAGCTTCAGTGACAGGAGCCGTTACTACTGGCCCAATAAAGAGCTGCAGGCTTCTGTTGCCCTGTTAAAGAAAAATCTGAATGAGGGAGGTATCTCTCTTTCTCTGCTGAGTCAGTATATGCCGAATCAATATACGGCTGTGCAGGAGGGGCAGATCAAGCTGTCCGCCGAAGAATTGATTATCAGCCGTATCAGGGATGTGGCCGGAGTTTATGCCCGGGCTTGTGGATTTGGCAAGTGTTGTTGA
- a CDS encoding ABC transporter permease — protein MNINHKNRFLRNYGGILLALLLIAVFFSLLSQYFLTVNNLLSVLLQVSIISITAFGMTYALMIGGIDLSVGSIIALAGMVFAITLNATGILFVAIAAAITAGLIVGFINGIIIAKLEIPPFIVTVATMGIFRGVAYSFTDSKPVPIELPSALAIGNDRFLFIPIPVWIVLVLLIISHIVLDKTKLGRQTKLVGGNRESAKYAGVNTAKIEVIVFMITGLASAVSGIILTSRLYSAQPNAALGYELDAIAAAVLGGTSLSGGYGSVIGTFIGALIIGIVNNGMNLLGLSYFYQLIIKGIIILIAVYADIRNKKKMLKVEG, from the coding sequence GTGAACATTAATCATAAGAATAGGTTCCTTAGAAATTATGGGGGAATATTACTAGCATTACTGTTGATAGCAGTATTTTTTTCATTATTGAGTCAGTATTTTCTGACCGTAAATAACCTGCTTAGTGTTTTGCTTCAGGTTTCAATCATATCTATTACTGCTTTCGGGATGACCTACGCCTTGATGATCGGTGGAATTGACTTATCCGTGGGATCCATTATTGCTCTTGCGGGCATGGTCTTTGCGATTACCCTAAATGCAACAGGAATACTCTTTGTTGCAATAGCTGCAGCCATCACGGCAGGATTGATTGTTGGATTTATTAATGGAATTATCATTGCCAAACTAGAAATCCCTCCTTTTATTGTTACTGTGGCAACTATGGGAATCTTTCGTGGAGTAGCATATTCATTTACTGATTCCAAGCCTGTACCCATTGAACTGCCAAGTGCTCTGGCTATTGGAAATGACAGGTTTCTGTTTATCCCAATTCCTGTGTGGATTGTTCTTGTTTTACTTATTATTTCTCATATTGTACTGGATAAAACGAAACTCGGTCGTCAAACTAAACTTGTTGGTGGTAACCGTGAGTCTGCAAAATATGCCGGTGTAAATACTGCAAAAATAGAAGTTATTGTCTTTATGATCACTGGTTTAGCATCAGCTGTCAGCGGTATTATTTTGACTTCCCGTCTGTATTCTGCTCAACCGAATGCCGCTTTAGGTTATGAACTTGATGCAATTGCTGCGGCAGTACTTGGAGGAACCAGTCTTTCCGGTGGATATGGTTCTGTAATCGGAACTTTTATAGGTGCCTTAATTATTGGAATTGTAAATAATGGTATGAACCTTTTGGGACTATCATACTTTTATCAACTGATCATAAAAGGAATTATTATTCTCATCGCTGTTTATGCAGACATCAGAAATAAGAAAAAAATGTTAAAGGTAGAGGGTTAA
- a CDS encoding LacI family DNA-binding transcriptional regulator, translating into MGIATGNRKVSLKEIAKVEHVSIATVSMALSGKSGVSREVADRIKKTADQMGYVPPKREKRVEKRLGSIAILQPIDEFSMHSWSIFTRIIKQIEQNLISNDFFPVIIPINNIIRTEDTLRKLIEMNVHAVVSIHHIDESLFHDLTIRGISVIIINNSSLEDSYTSVLVDDFQGAYNSALELVHNGHKRILYVDYPRSDLPNITLDRRMGVQKASLEFASSGFEFSLIELPNYDIASIKQELTIIQEKNITALLSHDDYIAASIYMVLNQMGYSIPEDVSMISTGGGVLDYSIASTPQLSAYELDVDLIGQIAGEEILRLISSEEKDIRVLRTKQLFRDRSSIKKYI; encoded by the coding sequence GTGGGTATAGCAACTGGAAATAGAAAAGTATCATTAAAAGAAATTGCTAAAGTAGAACATGTCTCTATTGCTACTGTCTCAATGGCATTGTCAGGTAAATCAGGTGTTTCCAGAGAAGTTGCTGACCGAATAAAGAAGACAGCAGATCAAATGGGATATGTTCCTCCAAAGCGGGAAAAACGTGTTGAAAAACGCCTTGGTAGTATAGCTATTCTTCAGCCAATTGATGAATTCAGTATGCATTCTTGGAGTATCTTTACCAGAATAATCAAACAGATAGAACAAAATCTCATTAGTAATGATTTTTTTCCTGTAATTATACCTATCAATAACATAATAAGAACAGAGGATACTCTCCGTAAATTAATTGAAATGAATGTTCATGCTGTTGTTTCCATTCATCATATTGATGAATCTTTATTTCATGATCTTACTATCCGTGGTATTTCAGTTATTATTATCAATAATAGTTCTTTGGAAGATTCCTATACATCAGTGCTTGTTGATGACTTTCAGGGTGCTTATAATTCTGCACTTGAGCTTGTTCATAACGGTCATAAGAGAATTCTTTATGTGGATTATCCTCGTTCAGACTTACCTAACATAACATTGGATAGGCGAATGGGGGTTCAGAAAGCATCCCTTGAATTTGCTTCTTCTGGTTTTGAGTTTAGTTTAATAGAACTTCCTAATTATGATATTGCATCGATAAAACAGGAGTTAACCATCATTCAGGAAAAAAATATTACCGCGTTATTGTCTCATGATGATTATATCGCTGCTAGTATTTATATGGTTTTGAACCAAATGGGTTATTCAATTCCAGAGGATGTCTCCATGATTTCCACAGGAGGAGGGGTCCTTGATTATTCTATTGCTTCGACTCCTCAGCTGTCTGCTTATGAACTTGATGTAGACTTAATTGGTCAAATCGCAGGGGAAGAAATTCTTCGATTGATAAGTTCGGAAGAAAAGGATATTCGTGTATTACGCACGAAACAGTTGTTTCGGGATAGATCGAGCATTAAAAAATATATATAG